A genomic window from Camelus ferus isolate YT-003-E chromosome 9, BCGSAC_Cfer_1.0, whole genome shotgun sequence includes:
- the LOC116665937 gene encoding olfactory receptor 14A2-like has protein sequence MTSLSAVPVFVLRGSSEVPEVQLLSAAVFLLVYLAAILGNIPTVAAMSLDPRLHTPSVFSSPPWLMTAAWLQASLVALAWGSRLLFSASHTANAFSLPFCGPKVTDHSCDIPAFMGLACAEVDAHEVAGFAASGCVIMSCFVLTVLSYVCILAMLVQIRSVAGGRPPRGLCTWPPSSCLHAARCGLLSVARTPDCRPPHTHPEPAYLQSEEQGHEESPAEALSSGAV, from the exons ATGACCAGTCTTTCAGCAGTACCTGTCTTCGTCCTCCGGGGCTCCTCGGAGGTCCCTGAGGTGCAGCTGCTCAGTGCTGCCGTCTTCCTTCTGGTTTACCTGGCTGCGATTCTGGGGAACATCCCCACTGTGGCTGCCATGAGCCTGGATCCCCGTCTGCACACGCCCAG TGTTTTCTCATCACCTCCATGGCTTATGACTGCTGCCTGGCTACAGGCCTCCCTGGTGGCGCTGGCCTGGGGCAGCAggctcctcttctctgcctcccacacAGCCAAcgccttctctctccccttctgcgGCCCAAAGGTGACTGACCACTCTTGCGACATCCCTGCGTTCATGGGCCTAGCCTGTGCCGAGGTGGATGCCCACGAGGTGGCAGGGTTTGCAGCCAGCGGCTGCGTCATCATGAGCTGTTTTGTCCTCACCGTCCTGTCCTACGTGTGCATCCTGGCCATGCTGGTCCAGATCCGCTCGGTGGCCGGCGGAAGGCCTCCACGTGGTCTTTGCACCTGGCCACCGTCGTCCTGCCTACATGCAGCCCGCTGCGGGCTACTCTCCGTGGCAAGGACGCCTGACTGCCGTCCTCCTCACACCCACCCTGAACCCGCTTATCTACAATCTGAGGAACAAGGACATGAAGAGAGCCCTGCGGAGGCTCTATCTTCAGGTGCCgtctga
- the LOC106728724 gene encoding olfactory receptor 10A7-like, with amino-acid sequence MPAAWAPPGAPAAPPAANRSSAGDFALLGFAHLPALRPLLAALSLPAFLLALLGNALIALLTARDPALRAPMYFFLRQLALLELCFSLDVVPRLLVTLLRPGLGVSPAGCALQLLLVLSCVTSECFLLTAMAWDRYVAICRPLRYGAITSPRLCHLLAAACWLAGVPVSLVFTAWLFRFPFCGPRGIRHFFCDIAPLLSLVCADTRLFEANVLAATVLVIMVPFCLIATSYVGILATVLRMPSARGRHKALSTCASHLVVVVLFYGTTGVIHLRPKASYSPESKQVVSLSYTLVTPMLNPLIYSLRNKEVKAALGRVCCPHWGSAPHE; translated from the coding sequence ATGCCGGCGGCCTGGGCTCCCCCGGGcgcccccgcggccccgcccgcGGCCAACCGGAGCTCGGCCGGCGACTTCGCGCTGCTGGGCTTCGCGCACCTGCCCGCGCTGCGCCCGCTGCTCGCCGCGCTCTCGCTGCCCGCGTTCCTGCTCGCGCTGCTGGGCAACGCGCTCATCGCGCTGCTGACCGCGCGGGACCCGGCCCTGCGCGcgcccatgtacttcttcctgcGCCAGCTGGCCCTGCTGGAGCTCTGCTTCTCGCTGGACGTTGTGCCCCGGCTGCTGGTGACCCTGCTGCGGCCCGGGCTGGGCGTGTCCCCCGCCGGCTGCGCCCTGCAGCTGCTCCTGGTGCTGTCGTGCGTCACGTCCGAGTGCTTCCTCCTGACCGCCATGGCCTgggaccgctacgtggccatctgcagGCCCCTGCGCTACGGCGCCATCACGAGCCCCCgcctctgccacctgctggccgCCGCGTGCTGGCTGGCCGGAGTCCCCGTGTCGCTGGTCTTCACCGCCTGGCTCTTCCGCTTCCCTTTCTGCGGGCCACGTGGCATCCGCCACTTCTTCTGTGACATCGCTCCTCTGCTGAGCCTGGTGTGTGCGGACACCAGGCTCTTCGAAGCCAACGTGTTGGCGGCCACAGTGCTGGTCATCATGGTTCCCTTCTGTCTGATAGCCACGTCCTACGTCGGGATCTTGGCCACTGTGCTACGGATGCCGTCCGCCAGGGGGCGCCACAAGGCCCTGTCCACGTGTGCCTCCCACCTCGTTGTGGTGGTTCTGTTTTACGGCACAACAGGGGTCATCCACCTGCGACCCAAGGCCAGCTACTCGCCGGAGAGCAAGCAGGTGGTGTCCCTGTCCTACACCCTGGTGACCCCCATGCTCAACCCCCTCATCTACAGCCTTCGGAACAAGGAGGTGAAGGCAGCCCTGGGGCGGGTATGCTGCCCTCACTGGGGCTCTGCACCCCATGAATGA
- the LOC102516749 gene encoding olfactory receptor 5 — protein MERSLAVGNMTRVQEFVLLGLSTRPEVRDVLFAVFLTLYLLTLLENSLIVLLVCRHSELHKPMYFFLGNLSCLEMCYVSVTTPSLLAGLRTGPCRVPLTACMTQLFFFISLICTECTLLASMAYDRYVAICRPLHYPLLMRPQVCLGLAVTSWLGGLLVSVAKTTCIASLSYCGPNVLNQFFCDVSPLLNLSCAHVALTELVDFISAIIIFCGTLLVALASYSAIGVSVLHMPSAAARRKAFSTCASHLVVVGIFYSAALFIYCRPSRIKSMDLNKVLSVIYTVATPVCNPVIYCLRNREVHAALWKTLHWS, from the coding sequence ATGGAGAGGTCCCTGGCCGTGGGCAACATGACCAGGGTCCAGGAGTTTGTCTTGCTGGGCTTGTCCACAAGGCCAGAAGTAAGGGACGTCCTGTTTGCCGTCTTCCTGACCCTCTACCTGCTGACCCTCCTGGAGAACTCGCTCATCGTCCTCCTCGTCTGCAGGCACAGTGAGCTCCACAagcccatgtacttcttcctgggCAACCTGAGCTGCCTGGAGATGTGCTACGTGTCGGTGACCACGCCCAGCCTGCTCGCGGGGCTGCGGACTGGACCCTGCCGTGTGCCCCTCACAGCCTGCATGACCCAGCTCTTCTTCTTCATCTCCCTCATCTGCACGGAGTGCACCCTCCTGGCGtccatggcctatgaccgctacgtggccatctgccgCCCACTCCACTACCCGCTGCTCATGAGGCCCCAGGTCTGCCTGGGCTTGGCCGTGACTTCATGGCTTGGTGGGCTGCTGGTCTCAGTGGCCAAGACAACATGCATCGCCAGCCTGTCCTACTGTGGCCCCAACGTCCTCAACCAATTTTTCTGTGATGTCTCCCCTCTGCTCAACCTGTCCTGCGCCCACGTGGCCCTGACGGAGCTGGTGGACTTCATCTCTGCCATCATCATCTTCTGCGGGACCCTGCTGGTGGCCTTGGCGTCCTACTCAGCCATTGGGGTGAGCGTGCTCCACATGCCCTCAGCTGCCGCCCGGCGcaaggccttctccacctgcgCCTCCCACCTGGTTGTGGTGGGCATCTTCTACTCGGCAGCCCTCTTCATCTACTGCCGCCCCAGCCGCATCAAATCTATGGACCTCAACAAGGTGCTGTCCGTCATCTACACAGTGGCCACGCCCGTGTGCAATCCTGTCATCTACTGCCTGCGGAACAGGGAGGTCCACGCGGCGCTGTGGAAAACCCTCCACTGGTCCTGA